A genomic segment from Curtobacterium sp. MCSS17_007 encodes:
- a CDS encoding hexose kinase — protein sequence MSSTRIVTVTPNPSLDRTIELGGELQRGAVQRAVRTTAEPGGKGVNVSRVVVASGGDTLAVLPGDELDPVLLGLATRGIPTAALPIGAPLRSNVTVTEPTGTTTKLNEPGPSLAGRMDDLAALVADAAGPTPTGPAARWVVLAGSLPPGLPDDALAVLVRAVRARHGDTVRIAVDSSGVPFTALLQSGERIDLVKPNAEELAEVVGGDPEVYEQDLEAAVAAAHRLRAKHVDTVLLTLGSAGAVLVCGEGSHVAAAPRIVARSTVGAGDSSLAGYLLAEVAGATAAERLAQAVATGAAAAALPGSDVPALDHTDPGSVTVRTRHTTQVPAPIA from the coding sequence ATGAGCAGCACCCGCATCGTCACCGTGACGCCCAACCCGTCCCTCGACCGCACGATCGAGCTCGGCGGCGAACTGCAGCGCGGTGCCGTGCAGCGCGCCGTCCGCACCACGGCCGAGCCCGGCGGCAAGGGCGTCAACGTCTCCCGGGTCGTCGTCGCGAGCGGCGGGGACACCCTCGCCGTGCTGCCCGGCGACGAGCTCGACCCCGTGCTCCTCGGCCTGGCGACCCGGGGCATCCCGACCGCCGCGCTGCCGATCGGGGCCCCGCTGCGCTCGAACGTCACCGTCACCGAGCCGACCGGCACGACGACGAAGCTCAACGAGCCCGGCCCCTCGCTTGCCGGACGGATGGACGACCTTGCCGCGCTCGTCGCCGACGCTGCCGGCCCCACCCCGACCGGTCCCGCCGCCCGCTGGGTCGTCCTCGCCGGGTCCCTGCCGCCCGGCCTGCCCGACGACGCGCTCGCCGTGCTCGTCCGCGCGGTGCGTGCGCGGCACGGTGACACCGTCCGCATCGCGGTCGACTCGTCGGGCGTCCCCTTCACCGCGCTGCTGCAGTCCGGGGAGCGGATCGACCTGGTCAAGCCGAACGCCGAGGAGCTCGCCGAGGTCGTCGGCGGCGACCCCGAGGTCTACGAGCAGGACCTCGAGGCGGCCGTCGCCGCTGCCCACCGCCTGCGCGCCAAGCACGTCGACACCGTCCTGCTCACCCTGGGCAGTGCGGGCGCCGTGCTCGTCTGCGGCGAGGGCAGCCACGTCGCCGCAGCACCCCGCATCGTCGCCCGCTCGACGGTCGGCGCGGGTGACTCGTCCCTCGCGGGCTACCTGCTCGCCGAGGTCGCCGGGGCCACGGCCGCCGAGCGTCTCGCCCAGGCCGTCGCCACGGGAGCCGCCGCGGCGGCCCTGCCCGGCAGCGACGTGCCCGCCCTCGACCACACCGACCCCGGCAGCGTGACCGTCCGGACCCGGCACACGACGCAGGTCCCGGCGCCGATCGCCTGA
- a CDS encoding ABC transporter permease yields the protein MIRRNAVGAADLLRLGLFGLRTRPTRVVLSALGIAIGIAAMIAVVGISSSSKAKLDQVLDALGTNVLTATKAQGFGETPPLPETAVASAQRQDDVLAAAGVGKVEQGYVYRNPFVSPLETKGLGTMAAWGDVPAVLGGRTASGRWLDTRPDAVDQVVLGSEAAAALGIDHVRPDSRVWTGGRWIQVVGVLEPMQLAPDLDSQVFVPLGTARRLGFTGNPSAVYTRVDPERVAEARDVLARAIHPDKPSTVGVTNPSDALAAKNATDDSFTGLLVGIGGVALLVGGIGVANTMVITVLERRAEVGVRRALGARRRNIRDQFLVESLLLSLLGGVVGVVVGIGVTTVFAIVNGAPVAVPPWAVVGGLGSTVVIGGVSGIYPAARAARIPPTSALAAV from the coding sequence GTGATCCGCCGGAACGCGGTCGGCGCCGCCGATCTGCTGCGGCTCGGCCTGTTCGGTCTGCGGACCCGTCCGACGCGGGTCGTGCTCTCCGCCCTCGGCATCGCGATCGGCATCGCCGCGATGATCGCGGTCGTCGGCATCTCGTCGTCGAGCAAGGCGAAGCTCGACCAGGTGCTCGACGCCCTCGGCACGAACGTGCTCACCGCGACGAAGGCACAGGGGTTCGGGGAGACCCCGCCCCTGCCGGAGACCGCGGTCGCGTCCGCCCAGCGGCAGGACGACGTCCTCGCGGCGGCCGGGGTCGGCAAGGTGGAGCAGGGGTACGTCTACCGGAACCCCTTCGTGTCACCGCTCGAGACGAAGGGGCTCGGCACGATGGCGGCGTGGGGCGACGTGCCCGCGGTCCTCGGTGGTCGTACGGCCTCCGGACGCTGGCTCGACACCCGACCGGACGCCGTCGACCAGGTGGTGCTCGGCTCCGAGGCTGCGGCGGCGCTCGGGATCGACCACGTGCGTCCCGACAGCCGTGTGTGGACGGGTGGGCGGTGGATCCAGGTCGTCGGGGTGCTCGAGCCGATGCAGCTCGCGCCCGACCTCGACTCCCAGGTCTTCGTCCCGCTCGGGACCGCGCGACGGCTCGGCTTCACCGGGAACCCGTCGGCCGTCTACACGCGCGTCGACCCCGAGCGGGTCGCCGAGGCGCGGGACGTCCTGGCTCGGGCGATCCACCCGGACAAGCCGAGCACGGTCGGCGTCACGAACCCGTCGGACGCGCTCGCCGCCAAGAACGCGACCGATGACTCGTTCACCGGGCTCCTGGTCGGGATCGGCGGGGTCGCGCTGCTCGTCGGCGGGATCGGCGTTGCGAACACGATGGTCATCACCGTGCTCGAACGGCGTGCCGAGGTCGGGGTGCGTCGGGCGCTCGGGGCGAGGCGACGGAACATCCGCGACCAGTTCCTGGTCGAGTCGCTGCTCCTGTCGTTGCTCGGCGGTGTCGTCGGCGTCGTGGTCGGGATCGGGGTCACCACGGTGTTCGCGATCGTGAACGGCGCCCCGGTCGCGGTACCCCCGTGGGCGGTGGTCGGCGGGCTCGGGTCGACCGTGGTCATCGGCGGGGTGTCCGGCATCTACCCGGCGGCGCGTGCGGCCCGCATCCCACCGACGTCGGCGCTCGCCGCGGTGTGA
- a CDS encoding DeoR/GlpR family DNA-binding transcription regulator, translating to MYATERQDAIAATLQSAGRVSVADLAEHFDVTTETVRRDLDALETAGVLRRVHGGAVPVGRSSVVELSVAEREGQHGTAKTAIARAAMRLVPSTFTGSIALDAGTTCAAVAAELARWEPATPGATLTVVTNSVPIAATLQHSGHVELHLLGGRVRGVTSAAVGTATVEQIGALRPDIAFVGTNGLSAGFGLSTPDEYEAAVKGAYVLAARRSVVLADAAKHGVEALMRFARLDEVDTLVTDQEPPADLAGALADADVEVVVA from the coding sequence ATGTACGCAACCGAGCGGCAGGACGCCATCGCCGCCACGCTGCAGTCGGCCGGGCGGGTGTCCGTCGCCGACCTCGCCGAACACTTCGACGTGACGACGGAGACCGTCCGCCGCGACCTCGACGCACTCGAGACCGCCGGGGTCCTGCGCCGTGTGCACGGGGGAGCGGTGCCCGTCGGCCGCTCCAGCGTGGTCGAGCTCTCCGTCGCCGAGCGCGAGGGGCAGCACGGCACCGCGAAGACGGCGATCGCCCGCGCCGCGATGCGCCTGGTGCCGTCGACCTTCACCGGTTCGATCGCCCTCGACGCCGGCACCACCTGCGCGGCCGTCGCCGCCGAGCTGGCCCGCTGGGAGCCCGCGACCCCGGGCGCGACCCTGACCGTCGTCACGAACTCGGTACCGATCGCCGCCACCCTGCAGCACAGCGGGCACGTCGAACTGCACCTGCTCGGCGGCCGGGTGCGCGGGGTGACGAGCGCCGCGGTCGGCACGGCCACCGTCGAGCAGATCGGTGCGCTCCGCCCGGACATCGCCTTCGTCGGCACGAACGGACTCTCCGCCGGGTTCGGCCTGAGCACGCCCGACGAGTACGAGGCCGCCGTGAAGGGCGCCTACGTGCTCGCGGCCCGTCGCAGCGTCGTCCTCGCGGACGCCGCCAAGCACGGCGTCGAGGCGCTCATGCGCTTCGCCCGCCTCGACGAGGTCGACACCCTCGTCACCGACCAGGAGCCCCCGGCGGACCTCGCCGGCGCGCTCGCCGACGCCGACGTGGAGGTCGTGGTCGCATGA
- a CDS encoding fructose-specific PTS transporter subunit EIIC — MSADTTQRLISAELVGLDEDLGATSSDVIRVLADRVAATGRAADGATLAEDAIKREASVGTGVPGGIAIPHARSASVSSPTLAFSRLARKVPFGAPDGDADVVFMIAVPEGADKDHLTVLSTLARALIREDFTAALRAAATPQEVVDLVQREVGGEVAAAGVGGASSASGTTTTTTATTAAMASAPGAAAGAGATGARKVIVGVTACPTGIAHTYMAADALVAAAERAGAEMHVETQGSSQVEPLDPALIARADAVVFAVDVDVRDRNRFAGKPLVSGPVKRGVDEPDAMIAEAIRAADDPHAARVQGGAAIATESNKADEHFGQALKRWLLTGVSYMIPFVAGGGLLIALGFLLSGYAIALPHGDSGQNNAVYTLTNYTLLNLPPEGLDYYLGAAAFQIGGVSLGFLVAALAGYIAYAIADRPGIAPGFVAGSIAVFMNAGFLGGLVGGLIAGAAAYWIGRIPTWRWLRGLMPVVIIPLFASIIASGLMLLVLGGPIAWLMTQLTNWLNSLNGASAILLGVILGLMMAFDLGGPVNKVAYSFAVAGLGAGTATNVVPFEIMAAVMAAGMVPPLALALASTVLYRKGFTKPERENGKAAWLLGASFISEGAIPFAAADPLRVIPASMVGAAITGAISMAAGVTSRAPHGGIFVFFAIGDILMFIVAILAGTVVSALVLVGLKKWVRKSPAAESAAAEQAAVAGETVGQRAPAAA, encoded by the coding sequence ATGTCCGCAGACACGACGCAGCGCCTCATCAGCGCCGAGCTCGTCGGCCTCGACGAGGACCTCGGCGCGACGTCGTCCGACGTCATCCGTGTGCTCGCCGACCGCGTCGCCGCGACCGGCCGCGCGGCCGACGGCGCCACCCTGGCCGAGGACGCCATCAAGCGCGAGGCGAGCGTCGGCACCGGTGTGCCCGGCGGCATCGCGATCCCGCACGCCCGGTCGGCCTCGGTGTCGAGCCCGACGCTGGCGTTCTCGCGCCTGGCGCGGAAGGTGCCGTTCGGCGCGCCGGACGGCGACGCCGACGTCGTCTTCATGATCGCCGTGCCCGAGGGGGCCGACAAGGACCACCTCACCGTCCTGTCGACCCTCGCCCGGGCGCTCATCCGCGAGGACTTCACCGCCGCACTCCGCGCCGCCGCGACCCCGCAGGAGGTCGTCGACCTGGTGCAGCGCGAGGTGGGCGGCGAGGTGGCCGCAGCCGGCGTCGGGGGCGCGAGCAGCGCCTCCGGGACGACGACGACCACGACGGCCACGACCGCCGCGATGGCAAGCGCGCCGGGCGCCGCTGCCGGAGCCGGCGCGACCGGTGCCCGCAAGGTCATCGTCGGCGTCACCGCGTGCCCGACCGGCATCGCGCACACCTACATGGCCGCCGATGCCCTCGTCGCCGCCGCCGAGCGCGCCGGTGCCGAGATGCACGTCGAGACGCAGGGCTCCTCGCAGGTCGAGCCGCTCGACCCGGCGCTCATCGCCCGCGCCGACGCCGTCGTGTTCGCGGTCGACGTCGACGTCCGCGACCGCAACCGCTTCGCCGGCAAGCCGCTGGTGTCCGGACCGGTCAAGCGCGGTGTCGACGAGCCCGACGCGATGATCGCCGAGGCCATCCGAGCAGCCGACGACCCGCACGCCGCGCGCGTGCAGGGCGGTGCCGCGATCGCGACCGAGTCGAACAAGGCCGACGAGCACTTCGGCCAGGCGCTCAAGCGCTGGCTGCTCACCGGTGTCTCCTACATGATCCCGTTCGTCGCGGGCGGCGGTCTCCTCATCGCCCTCGGCTTCCTGCTCTCCGGCTACGCGATCGCGCTGCCGCACGGCGACTCCGGCCAGAACAACGCCGTCTACACGCTGACGAACTACACGCTGCTCAACCTGCCGCCGGAGGGCCTCGACTACTACCTCGGCGCAGCGGCCTTCCAGATCGGCGGGGTGTCCCTCGGGTTCCTCGTCGCCGCGCTGGCCGGGTACATCGCCTACGCCATCGCCGACCGTCCGGGCATCGCGCCGGGCTTCGTCGCGGGGTCGATCGCCGTCTTCATGAACGCCGGCTTCCTCGGCGGGCTCGTCGGTGGTCTCATCGCCGGTGCCGCCGCGTACTGGATCGGTCGCATCCCGACCTGGCGCTGGCTCCGTGGCCTCATGCCGGTCGTGATCATCCCGCTCTTCGCGTCGATCATCGCCTCGGGCCTCATGCTCCTCGTGCTCGGCGGCCCGATCGCGTGGCTCATGACGCAGCTCACCAACTGGCTCAACTCGCTCAACGGCGCCTCGGCGATCCTGCTCGGTGTCATCCTCGGCCTGATGATGGCGTTCGACCTCGGTGGCCCGGTCAACAAGGTCGCCTACTCCTTCGCCGTCGCCGGGCTCGGTGCCGGCACCGCGACGAACGTCGTGCCGTTCGAGATCATGGCCGCTGTGATGGCAGCCGGCATGGTCCCGCCGCTGGCCCTGGCCCTCGCCTCGACCGTGCTGTACCGCAAGGGCTTCACGAAGCCGGAGCGCGAGAACGGCAAGGCCGCGTGGCTGCTCGGTGCGTCGTTCATCTCCGAGGGCGCGATCCCGTTCGCCGCGGCCGACCCGCTGCGCGTCATCCCCGCCTCGATGGTGGGCGCCGCGATCACGGGTGCGATCTCGATGGCGGCGGGCGTGACGTCGCGTGCCCCGCACGGCGGCATCTTCGTCTTCTTCGCCATCGGGGACATCCTGATGTTCATCGTCGCGATCCTGGCGGGCACGGTCGTCTCCGCGCTGGTCCTGGTCGGCCTGAAGAAGTGGGTGCGCAAGTCGCCGGCGGCAGAGTCCGCCGCCGCCGAGCAGGCAGCGGTGGCCGGCGAGACGGTCGGCCAGCGCGCACCGGCCGCGGCGTAG
- a CDS encoding DUF2231 domain-containing protein, with the protein MPELPILRRLTDSIEHASVLDKAVDLDTRAVRAVAKPKALRQLLHGVPFGHPLHPLMVQVPLGAWISASVLDAIGGKGNARAAQTLTGVGIASAGGASLAGYVDWSELSIEQRRTGWVHQAVNWVGITFFGLSWWQRRKGNHAAGKALGLVGLGVVSVGGYLGGHLSYRQRAGIGSSDRVPYDD; encoded by the coding sequence ATGCCTGAGCTGCCGATCCTGCGTCGCCTCACCGACTCCATCGAGCACGCCAGCGTGCTCGACAAGGCCGTCGACCTCGACACCCGTGCGGTGCGTGCCGTCGCCAAGCCGAAGGCGCTGCGGCAGCTGCTGCACGGTGTGCCCTTCGGACACCCGCTGCACCCGCTCATGGTGCAGGTGCCCCTCGGCGCGTGGATCTCGGCGTCCGTCCTCGACGCCATCGGCGGGAAGGGGAACGCACGTGCCGCGCAGACCCTCACCGGCGTCGGGATCGCATCGGCCGGGGGCGCGTCGCTCGCCGGGTACGTCGACTGGTCCGAGCTCTCCATCGAGCAGCGCCGGACCGGGTGGGTGCACCAGGCCGTGAACTGGGTCGGCATCACGTTCTTCGGACTCTCCTGGTGGCAGCGCCGGAAGGGCAACCACGCTGCGGGCAAGGCCCTCGGCCTCGTCGGCCTGGGTGTCGTCAGTGTCGGCGGCTACCTGGGCGGGCACCTGTCGTACCGGCAGCGCGCCGGCATCGGTTCGAGCGACCGCGTGCCGTACGACGACTGA
- a CDS encoding DedA family protein: MTTALTLPPTPPAITTAAGSRPEGTEDLGGLSGFVLQLIDALGEWGVALMLFVETVFPPIPSEVILPLAGFLAGAGQMNLVLVLLLATLGSYLGALVLYWLGAVIGFERTVKLLGRLPLVDEDDFRKAADWFHRHGKSAVFFGRFVPIVRSLISLPAGADRMHLVPFSVFTIIASGIWNSALVLLGAAFGTQYDKVEQYTEWIDRVLYVAIAVVVVTFVVRRIRRVRADRAEQRAATQDGARAGAARGRRRATPAND; the protein is encoded by the coding sequence ATGACGACCGCCCTCACGCTGCCGCCGACCCCGCCCGCGATCACCACCGCAGCGGGGTCCCGACCCGAGGGCACCGAGGACCTCGGCGGGCTGTCGGGCTTCGTGCTGCAGCTCATCGACGCCCTGGGGGAGTGGGGCGTCGCGCTCATGCTCTTCGTCGAGACGGTCTTCCCGCCGATCCCGTCCGAGGTCATCCTGCCGCTCGCGGGCTTCCTGGCCGGAGCGGGGCAGATGAACCTCGTGCTCGTGCTGCTGCTCGCGACGCTCGGCTCCTACCTCGGAGCCCTCGTGCTCTACTGGCTCGGTGCCGTGATCGGGTTCGAGCGGACCGTGAAGCTGCTGGGTCGGCTGCCGCTCGTCGACGAGGACGACTTCCGCAAGGCCGCCGACTGGTTCCACCGGCACGGCAAGAGCGCCGTGTTCTTCGGTCGCTTCGTGCCCATCGTGCGCAGCCTGATCTCGCTGCCCGCCGGAGCCGACCGCATGCACCTGGTGCCGTTCTCGGTCTTCACGATCATCGCCAGCGGCATCTGGAACAGCGCACTCGTCCTGCTCGGCGCGGCCTTCGGCACGCAGTACGACAAGGTCGAGCAGTACACCGAGTGGATCGACCGGGTGCTCTACGTCGCGATCGCGGTCGTGGTCGTCACGTTCGTGGTCCGGCGCATCCGCCGGGTGCGCGCAGACCGGGCGGAGCAGCGGGCGGCGACGCAGGACGGCGCCAGGGCCGGAGCCGCCCGCGGACGCCGCCGTGCGACGCCCGCGAACGACTGA